GATCGAGATTCGAAAAGCTTCCCTGCTTGTACGGCGGGACGTGCATGCCGACGAGCCACGCTTCGCCGTTGCGAAAGCGCGCGTACGCTTCGCCGATCGACGCGCCGCCCGCGCGGATCGCTTTCACCTCCGTGCCGGAGAGCGCGATGCCGGCTTCGAGCGACTCCAGGATCTCGTACTCGAAGCGCGCGCGCCGGTTCTCGAGCGTCGGAGAGCGATGAGGGCGCTGCGCCTCCGCCGCCTTTTCGCGCTGCTGCCGCATCTTCGCCATCGCTATGCTCCCGGGTTTCGGCGATCGACTGCATCGCCGACCGAGCCGCGCGAGACGAAGTGCCCTTCGCCGCGCAGGAGCAGCGCACCCGATGCGTCGCGCACGTCGGCTTCGATGCCGAGCACGTTGCCGCGCTTCCACGTCACGCGCCCGCGGACGACGAGCGGCGCGCCCAGCGGAACCGGCTTGCGAAAGCGCACGCTCATCGATGCCGTGACGCCGCGGTAGCCCGCATAGCCCGCCGCATGGGCCATCGCTTCGTCGAGCAGCGAGATCGCGATGCCGCCGTGCGCGATGCCGCGCCAGCCTTGAAATTGCGGCGCAAGAGCGGTCCGCGCGCGCACGCCGTCCTCGCCGAGATTCTCGAACTGCAGGTGCAAGCCCGACGGGTTCTCCGGACCGCAGGCAAAACAGCGTCCATCGTCGATCGGCACGCCGGAGACGCTCACCGTCCGGAGTCCAGGCGATCCGCGAGATATGCGGGCAGTTTGGCCGCGCGAATCTTTCTCTGCACGGTGCTGATGGGGTAGCCGTAACGCACCCACTCGACGCGACCGTTCTCGGGTTCGTAGAGAACGAAGCATGGGTTAGGATTCAAGTCGCGCGGTTGGCCCACGCTCCCTACGTCGATGATGTAACGCTTCGCCGGATCGAGCTGCAGCTCGCCGCCGCGCTGCATATGCCGATGGCCGACGGAACCGTTGCGCTCCGCGCTCCAGTGCTGTGCGACGTGCGTGTGGCCGACGAAGATGAGCGGCGCGTCGGTGGCGGCGAAGGCGGCGACTGCGTTGCGCTTCTCCAGGATGTAATCGAAATAGCGCACGGGCGCGCCGTGCACGAGGAGGAACTCCGGGAAGCGCAGCTCGTATCCGAGCCCGTTCAGCCACGCGCGGCTCGGCTCGTCGAGCACGCCCTGCGTCCAAATCATCGCCTCTTTCGCGGCTTCGTTGAAATACTCGATGCCGAAGTTCTCTATCGCCGCGAGATCGTGGTTGCCCATGACGGCATGGCGCGCACGCGCGCGCAAGATCGCCACGCACTCGTTCGGATTCGGGCCATACCCAACGACATCGCCAAGCGAGACGAGGACGTCGTCCGGCGCGAGATGCGCGAGGGCTCGCTCGAGCGATTCGAGGTTCGAGTGAATGTCCGAGAAGAACGCATATCTCACGGTGCGGCCATGCCACGTTCGGCGAGCACGCCGCGCAGCGCCTGCGCGAACGCGTG
This portion of the Candidatus Dormiibacterota bacterium genome encodes:
- a CDS encoding metallophosphoesterase family protein, whose amino-acid sequence is MRYAFFSDIHSNLESLERALAHLAPDDVLVSLGDVVGYGPNPNECVAILRARARHAVMGNHDLAAIENFGIEYFNEAAKEAMIWTQGVLDEPSRAWLNGLGYELRFPEFLLVHGAPVRYFDYILEKRNAVAAFAATDAPLIFVGHTHVAQHWSAERNGSVGHRHMQRGGELQLDPAKRYIIDVGSVGQPRDLNPNPCFVLYEPENGRVEWVRYGYPISTVQRKIRAAKLPAYLADRLDSGR
- the smpB gene encoding SsrA-binding protein SmpB produces the protein MRQQREKAAEAQRPHRSPTLENRRARFEYEILESLEAGIALSGTEVKAIRAGGASIGEAYARFRNGEAWLVGMHVPPYKQGSFSNLDPGRARKLLLHREQIALLRSRVQEKGLTVVPLRLYFTRGMAKVQLGLARGKKLWDKRASIAKRDVEREIARHGR
- a CDS encoding PaaI family thioesterase; protein product: MSVSGVPIDDGRCFACGPENPSGLHLQFENLGEDGVRARTALAPQFQGWRGIAHGGIAISLLDEAMAHAAGYAGYRGVTASMSVRFRKPVPLGAPLVVRGRVTWKRGNVLGIEADVRDASGALLLRGEGHFVSRGSVGDAVDRRNPGA